In the Ensifer adhaerens genome, one interval contains:
- a CDS encoding ABC transporter substrate-binding protein — protein MRMTAKIAALAGVAYGALALGTAAHAAELRMAWWGGESRHVATQKAIAACGEKYGHTVKGEFTGFDGYLEKLTTQMAGKTEADIVQVNWPWLPLFSKNGDGFADLRALKAIDLSNWSDADLAAGSMNGVLQGLPVSTTGRVFFFNATTFEKAGVPIPKTWDEFFAATATIKEKLGKDYYTFNAVKETAQLLTTLAVVQKTGKDLVDPETNRVAWTPEELAEGISFLGKLVETGAIRSQKEEAADGNVNLFEKPAWAEGKVAGSYEWDSTYSKYADPLKDGQVLTPVPMLKLADAVTEGVYRKPSMVFSISKNSKDPAAAAQIVNCLLNEPEGIDALGTSRGLPASKAAAARLGEKGEPEVRAANAIVLAAGGPTVSPFNEHPEIRAAFIDTLEEYAYGQLSANEAAEQIIDTVNDVLAKFD, from the coding sequence ATGAGAATGACAGCAAAGATCGCCGCGCTTGCCGGCGTCGCATATGGCGCCCTTGCGCTCGGCACGGCAGCGCACGCGGCTGAATTGCGCATGGCGTGGTGGGGTGGCGAGAGCCGCCACGTTGCCACCCAGAAGGCGATCGCTGCGTGCGGTGAAAAATACGGCCATACCGTCAAGGGCGAATTCACCGGTTTTGACGGCTACCTCGAAAAGCTGACGACCCAGATGGCCGGCAAGACCGAGGCGGACATCGTGCAGGTCAATTGGCCGTGGCTGCCGCTGTTTTCAAAAAATGGCGACGGTTTCGCCGATTTGCGCGCGCTGAAGGCGATCGATCTTTCCAATTGGAGCGATGCCGATCTCGCGGCAGGCTCCATGAACGGGGTCCTGCAGGGGCTTCCGGTCTCGACCACGGGCCGCGTCTTCTTCTTCAACGCCACGACCTTCGAAAAGGCCGGCGTGCCCATCCCGAAAACCTGGGACGAGTTCTTTGCCGCGACGGCGACGATCAAGGAGAAGCTCGGCAAGGACTACTACACCTTCAACGCCGTCAAGGAGACCGCGCAACTCCTGACGACGCTGGCCGTCGTCCAGAAGACCGGCAAGGACCTCGTCGATCCCGAAACCAATCGTGTCGCCTGGACACCGGAGGAGCTGGCCGAAGGCATCTCCTTCCTGGGCAAGCTGGTCGAGACCGGCGCCATCCGTTCCCAGAAGGAAGAGGCCGCCGACGGCAACGTCAATCTGTTCGAGAAGCCCGCCTGGGCCGAGGGAAAGGTCGCCGGTTCCTATGAATGGGACTCGACCTATTCCAAATATGCCGATCCGTTGAAGGACGGTCAGGTGCTGACGCCTGTGCCGATGCTCAAGCTCGCTGACGCGGTAACGGAAGGCGTCTACCGTAAGCCGTCCATGGTGTTCTCGATCTCGAAGAACTCGAAGGACCCGGCGGCGGCGGCGCAAATCGTCAACTGCCTGTTGAACGAACCGGAAGGCATCGATGCGCTCGGCACCTCTCGCGGCCTGCCGGCGTCCAAGGCTGCTGCCGCCCGACTTGGCGAAAAGGGCGAGCCCGAAGTGCGCGCCGCCAACGCCATCGTGCTCGCCGCCGGTGGGCCGACCGTTTCGCCGTTCAACGAGCATCCGGAGATCCGCGCCGCCTTCATCGATACGCTCGAGGAATATGCCTACGGGCAGCTCAGCGCCAATGAAGCGGCGGAGCAGATCATCGACACGGTGAACGACGTGCTCGCCAAGTTCGACTGA
- a CDS encoding ABC transporter ATP-binding protein, with the protein MAKVQLKNLEKIYGNAFKAVHGINLDIEDGEFMVFVGPSGCAKSTTLRMVAGLEEISGGEVVIGDQRVNDLPPGKRSIAMVFQNYALYPHMKVRGNLAFGLKIAGKPNAEIEAAIDHVAKILEIEPLLDRLPKQLSGGQAQRVALGRALIKKPGVFLFDEPLSNLDAKLRASMRVRITDLHRQLKAEGLSSTVIYVTHDQTEAMTMGDRICVMQAGRIMQVATPKELYNRPANLFVAGFIGSPEMNLIDARLEGGDFSIGSQRLPLGSNLATRLSSRPAEAVLGMRPQHLSLAADGAAFAVKLTNAEFMGHEVYLHADLEGRKLVSVVGAAEFEALGRSDVIRLRPDPAQLHVFDKADGRNVSL; encoded by the coding sequence ATGGCTAAGGTCCAACTGAAGAATCTCGAAAAGATCTATGGCAACGCCTTCAAGGCCGTGCACGGCATCAACCTCGATATCGAGGATGGCGAGTTCATGGTCTTCGTCGGCCCCTCCGGCTGCGCCAAGTCCACCACGCTACGCATGGTCGCCGGGCTGGAGGAGATATCGGGGGGGGAGGTCGTGATCGGCGACCAGCGGGTTAACGACCTGCCGCCCGGCAAACGCTCCATCGCAATGGTCTTCCAGAACTACGCGCTCTATCCGCACATGAAGGTGCGCGGCAATTTGGCCTTCGGGCTGAAGATTGCCGGCAAGCCGAACGCGGAAATCGAAGCCGCCATCGATCACGTGGCGAAGATCCTCGAAATCGAGCCGCTGCTCGATCGGCTGCCGAAGCAGCTCTCCGGCGGCCAGGCCCAGCGTGTGGCGCTTGGGCGTGCACTGATCAAGAAGCCCGGTGTCTTTCTGTTCGACGAGCCGCTGTCCAATCTCGACGCCAAGCTGCGGGCCTCGATGCGCGTCCGCATCACCGACCTGCACCGCCAGCTCAAGGCCGAAGGCTTGTCCTCGACCGTCATCTACGTGACCCACGACCAGACCGAGGCGATGACGATGGGCGACCGGATCTGCGTCATGCAGGCGGGCCGCATCATGCAGGTGGCGACGCCGAAGGAGCTCTACAATCGCCCGGCGAACCTTTTCGTCGCCGGCTTCATAGGCAGCCCGGAGATGAACCTCATCGATGCAAGGCTCGAGGGTGGGGACTTCTCGATCGGTAGCCAGCGTCTGCCGCTCGGCTCCAACCTCGCGACACGGCTTTCGTCGAGGCCCGCTGAGGCTGTGCTCGGCATGCGCCCGCAACATCTCTCGCTTGCCGCTGACGGCGCGGCATTTGCGGTGAAGCTGACCAATGCCGAGTTCATGGGGCATGAAGTCTACCTCCACGCCGATCTCGAGGGCCGAAAGCTCGTGAGCGTGGTGGGCGCCGCCGAATTCGAGGCTCTGGGCCGCTCGGATGTGATCCGCCTGCGCCCGGACCCTGCCCAACTGCATGTTTTCGACAAGGCCGATGGCCGCAACGTGTCGCTTTGA
- a CDS encoding carbohydrate ABC transporter permease: MTDLHVLNDRLASRRARLRLMSTTVRCVLLFSVGFVMLYPLIWLVGASFKTNSEIFSGAGFMPTSPTADGYIKGWQTSTPYTFGRFFWNSFLIILPKVIGTAISCTMAAYAFARFDFPLKKILFGSVIAILLLPNVVTRIPQYILFRDLGWLDTFLPLWVPSAFAGDAFFVFMLVQFLRSLPADMEEAARVDGANSLQTLVYIVVPMLAPALISVCLFQFMWTMNDFLGPLIYLSSVDKYPVSLALKLSIDTTEAFEWNRILAMSVLTITPALVVFFAAQRYFIEGISSGGVKG; this comes from the coding sequence ATGACCGATCTTCATGTTCTCAACGATCGCCTGGCCTCCCGCAGGGCAAGGCTCCGCCTGATGTCAACGACCGTTCGCTGTGTGCTGCTGTTTTCCGTTGGGTTCGTCATGCTCTACCCGCTGATCTGGCTGGTTGGCGCGAGTTTCAAGACGAATTCGGAGATCTTTTCCGGCGCCGGCTTCATGCCGACAAGTCCGACCGCTGACGGCTACATAAAGGGCTGGCAGACGTCGACGCCCTATACCTTCGGCCGGTTCTTCTGGAATTCCTTCCTGATCATCCTGCCGAAGGTGATCGGTACGGCGATCTCCTGCACGATGGCGGCCTATGCCTTCGCACGGTTCGACTTTCCTCTGAAGAAGATCCTCTTCGGTTCGGTCATCGCCATCCTGCTTCTGCCAAATGTCGTCACCCGTATTCCGCAGTACATTCTCTTTCGCGATCTCGGCTGGCTCGACACGTTCCTGCCGCTCTGGGTGCCCTCGGCCTTCGCGGGCGATGCCTTCTTCGTCTTCATGCTGGTGCAGTTCCTGCGCTCGCTTCCGGCGGATATGGAAGAGGCGGCTCGTGTCGACGGCGCCAATAGCCTCCAGACGCTGGTCTACATCGTCGTCCCCATGCTCGCGCCGGCGCTGATCTCCGTCTGCCTGTTCCAGTTCATGTGGACCATGAATGACTTCCTCGGGCCGCTGATCTACCTGTCGTCGGTTGACAAATATCCGGTGAGCCTCGCGCTCAAACTTTCCATCGACACGACCGAAGCCTTCGAATGGAACCGCATTCTCGCAATGTCGGTGCTGACGATCACCCCCGCATTGGTCGTCTTCTTCGCTGCGCAACGGTACTTCATTGAAGGGATCTCCTCCGGGGGAGTCAAAGGCTGA
- a CDS encoding carbohydrate ABC transporter permease, giving the protein MKGHRLLGLGYLAPYIIGLLIFTAIPFIGSFYLSFTSYDLMSEPRWTGLANYERLFTRDRTFIKSLNVTLLYVFITVPLKLAFALFIAGILNHRLKFIGLFRTAFYVPSILGGSIAIAVLWRYVFASEGLANMALATLGLAPVDWFGDPVNALFTITLLRCWQFGSAMVIFLAALQSIDKSLYEAAAIDGAGKVRAFFWITLPLLTPVIFFNLIMQMVQAFQEFNGPYIITQGGPLKATYLLPLYIYDEAFKKFNMGYASSIAWVLFTIITVLTLVAFWSSKKWVYYAGDKRS; this is encoded by the coding sequence ATGAAAGGGCATCGTCTCTTGGGGCTCGGCTATCTGGCGCCCTATATCATTGGGCTTTTGATCTTCACCGCCATTCCGTTCATCGGGTCGTTCTATCTGAGCTTCACGAGCTATGACCTGATGAGCGAACCGCGCTGGACAGGCCTCGCCAATTATGAGCGGCTTTTTACCCGCGACCGCACCTTCATCAAGTCGTTGAACGTAACGCTGCTTTACGTCTTCATCACCGTGCCCCTGAAGCTTGCCTTCGCACTCTTCATTGCTGGCATTCTAAATCACAGGTTGAAGTTTATCGGCCTGTTCCGAACGGCGTTCTACGTGCCTTCGATCCTTGGAGGCTCGATCGCGATCGCCGTGCTGTGGCGTTATGTCTTCGCCTCGGAGGGCCTTGCGAACATGGCGCTGGCGACCCTCGGTCTCGCGCCGGTCGACTGGTTCGGCGATCCCGTGAACGCGCTCTTCACGATCACGCTGCTGCGCTGCTGGCAGTTCGGCTCGGCTATGGTGATCTTCCTCGCGGCCCTGCAATCGATCGACAAGTCGCTATATGAAGCGGCGGCGATCGACGGCGCTGGCAAGGTGCGCGCCTTCTTCTGGATCACCCTGCCTCTGCTGACGCCCGTCATTTTCTTCAACCTGATCATGCAGATGGTTCAGGCATTCCAGGAGTTCAACGGGCCCTACATCATCACCCAGGGCGGTCCACTCAAGGCGACGTATCTGCTGCCGCTCTACATTTATGATGAGGCCTTCAAGAAGTTCAACATGGGCTACGCCTCGTCCATCGCCTGGGTGCTCTTCACCATCATCACGGTGCTGACCCTCGTCGCCTTCTGGTCTTCGAAGAAGTGGGTCTACTACGCCGGCGACAAGAGGAGCTGA
- a CDS encoding helix-turn-helix domain-containing protein yields MDEIEGGILSAIPPAALTLNLTRAAIRMEHSQTWRIDKSNPVDDLVICLEGRGHYLVDGEPRVMEPGDAMLISRGQRFIGWNEGPETYLGVAQHFTLDIYGRHNLIEQMDLAPKLRLARWALLEPLARHYRQSAPPSSVTLGQHHLFMVLLIAFIEDAFIGWRDHATYQPEGADAIDLAVMKAATMISANPLDPDIATKAVETSPYNRDYFLREFQKRVTRTPRKYQELKRMERAMHFLEAGLSVSSAAAEVGYADPYYFSRMFKRTLGISPRDHMKRVRQSRDGELMHLDEPEQALALAEGLPATG; encoded by the coding sequence ATGGACGAAATTGAAGGTGGAATTCTCTCCGCAATACCGCCGGCCGCGCTGACGCTCAATCTCACCCGAGCAGCTATCCGGATGGAGCATTCGCAGACCTGGCGCATAGACAAGTCGAACCCGGTCGATGACCTCGTTATCTGCCTTGAGGGGCGCGGCCACTACCTGGTCGATGGCGAGCCGCGCGTGATGGAACCGGGCGATGCGATGCTGATTTCGCGCGGCCAGCGCTTCATCGGATGGAATGAGGGGCCAGAGACCTATCTCGGCGTCGCACAGCATTTCACGCTGGATATTTACGGTCGCCACAACCTGATCGAGCAAATGGATCTGGCGCCGAAATTGAGGCTTGCGCGCTGGGCGTTGCTTGAGCCGCTGGCGCGCCACTACCGTCAGAGCGCACCGCCCTCCTCCGTGACGCTCGGGCAGCACCACCTGTTCATGGTCCTGCTCATCGCCTTCATCGAGGATGCGTTCATCGGTTGGCGAGACCATGCCACCTATCAGCCCGAAGGAGCAGACGCGATCGACCTCGCTGTCATGAAGGCGGCCACGATGATTTCCGCCAATCCGCTCGACCCGGACATTGCGACCAAGGCGGTCGAGACATCGCCCTACAATCGGGACTATTTCCTGCGGGAGTTCCAGAAAAGGGTGACGCGTACACCGCGCAAATACCAGGAACTGAAACGCATGGAACGGGCCATGCATTTCCTTGAAGCAGGGCTTTCGGTTTCTTCTGCAGCCGCAGAGGTCGGCTATGCCGACCCCTACTACTTCTCCCGCATGTTCAAACGAACTCTGGGCATCAGCCCCCGCGATCACATGAAAAGAGTTCGCCAGAGCCGGGACGGTGAGCTCATGCACCTCGATGAGCCCGAGCAGGCACTGGCACTGGCGGAGGGGCTCCCAGCAACAGGCTAG
- the kdgD gene encoding 5-dehydro-4-deoxyglucarate dehydratase, producing the protein MTPEQIKAALGSGLLSFPVTHFDAEGRFAPDSYRAHVEWLAGYRAPVLFAAGGTGEFFSLKPDEIPGIVRAAKDVAGDTAIVSGCGYGTEMAVDIARSVERVGADGILLLPHYLIDAPQEGLYAHVKKICQSVGIGVMVYNRDNSVLQADTLARLCDECPNLIGFKDGTGDIGLVRQVTAKMGDRLMYLGGMPTAELFAEAYLGAGFTTYSSAVFNFVPGLANEFYAALRGGDRATCERILTDFFYPFMAIRSRAKGYAVSAIKAGVRLQGFNAGPVRAPLKDLSDDEVAMLDALIGANKRHK; encoded by the coding sequence ATGACCCCCGAACAGATCAAGGCCGCGCTAGGTTCAGGCCTCCTTTCCTTCCCGGTGACGCATTTCGATGCCGAGGGCCGTTTCGCGCCGGACAGCTACCGGGCGCACGTCGAATGGCTGGCCGGCTACAGGGCGCCGGTGCTGTTTGCCGCCGGTGGCACCGGCGAGTTCTTCTCGCTGAAGCCGGACGAAATCCCCGGCATCGTCCGGGCCGCCAAGGATGTTGCCGGCGATACGGCGATCGTATCCGGCTGCGGCTACGGCACCGAGATGGCGGTCGATATCGCCCGCTCGGTCGAGCGTGTCGGCGCCGACGGCATCCTGCTTCTGCCGCACTACCTGATCGATGCGCCGCAGGAAGGTCTCTACGCCCATGTGAAGAAGATCTGCCAGTCGGTCGGCATCGGCGTCATGGTCTATAACCGCGACAACTCGGTGCTGCAGGCCGATACGCTGGCGCGTCTCTGCGACGAATGCCCGAACCTGATCGGCTTCAAGGACGGCACCGGCGATATCGGTCTGGTGCGCCAGGTCACCGCCAAGATGGGCGACCGGCTGATGTATCTCGGCGGCATGCCGACGGCCGAGCTCTTTGCCGAAGCCTATCTCGGCGCCGGCTTCACCACCTATTCCTCGGCCGTCTTTAACTTCGTGCCCGGCCTTGCCAACGAGTTCTACGCCGCTCTTCGCGGCGGTGACCGCGCCACCTGCGAACGCATCCTCACGGATTTCTTCTACCCGTTCATGGCCATCCGCAGCCGCGCCAAGGGCTATGCGGTGTCGGCGATCAAGGCGGGGGTGCGGCTGCAGGGTTTCAATGCCGGTCCGGTGCGTGCGCCGCTCAAGGACCTCAGCGACGACGAAGTCGCAATGCTCGACGCGCTGATCGGCGCAAACAAGCGCCACAAGTGA